The following coding sequences lie in one Primulina huaijiensis isolate GDHJ02 chromosome 2, ASM1229523v2, whole genome shotgun sequence genomic window:
- the LOC140964660 gene encoding formin-like protein 2 — translation MLHLYLPTIALSILTVTTAAANRRILHQPLFPVDQLLPPTPAATISQPPFSSPSPQPVGQPPLTYPFSALYPPDTATQNPFFPVYYSPPPPPPPPPSTTAFPTFPANISSLVLPSSSSPTSHKPTKLILLVLSVSLLSVVLLALSVFLHRCCHHRHNQRTEKRPLFPPNTTPSDTSATTTSKYPPPLPRYTASSNSSEFLYLGTLVSSRDANGSSTSELNEIKAPPLAAASLNYQRLGSPELQPLPPLPREHANRVYDNARLSSSSEGEGNDNGSEKEDAEVFFSPGGSTGNNEGAFPHVNTFNNSGNDLKGRIFISTNDNSSRNSLSSDGSPSVVLNSCSPLSVESKSPDSLVSFPPVLSRFIPPPPARQPRVFSAISSSDGHTPDYSSDCPGVEYVPSPPQAPPPPERLWESVPQSGPPELLAPSLKVVQNVDEGKRSSSNLEGGNEENVKPKLKPLHWDKVRTSSDRTMVWDQMKSSSFQLNEEMIETLFPANSSNMNAKNTVGCQIFPDTSQKNMVLDPKKSQNIAILLRALNVTVDEVCEALVEGNADTLGTELLESLLKMAPTKEEERKLKDLMEESPFKLGTAETFLKALLDIPFAFKRVDAMLYMASFESEVEYLNRSFETLESACKELKSSRMFRKLLEAVLKTGNRMNVGTNRGDAHAFDLHALLKLVDVKGADGKTTLLHFVVQEIIRTEGARLSGVDHNTESEKSQQPTLRDEVEFRKIGLQVVSGLSGELTNVKKAASMDANVLGNDVTKLVTGISNVTEVLKLHEEVASKDDTGKFACHTNEFLNKAESEIARIQAQEGIALSMVKGLTEFFHGDSAKEDTRSFWLFVIVRDFLSILDNVCKDVGKINERAMVNSNSGSQIQIPTNPCLPRVFPRLNGSPQYSSSDGESSSST, via the exons ATGCTCCATTTATACCTTCCAACCATTGCTCTTTCCATCCTCACCGTCACCACCGCCGCCGCCAACCGGCGTATACTCCACCAGCCCCTTTTCCCGGTAGACCAACTTCTCCCTCCCACCCCCGCAGCCACCATTTCTCAACCGCCCTTCTCCTCTCCCTCCCCTCAACCAGTAGGCCAACCACCCCTCACATATCCCTTCTCCGCGCTCTATCCCCCTGACACTGCCACTCAGAACCCATTCTTCCCGGTTTACTATTCcccgccgccgccgccaccTCCGCCGCCTTCCACCACCGCATTCCCCACGTTCCCTGCCAATATCTCCTCCCTGGTCCTCCCTTCTTCTTCCTCACCCACTTCCCACAAGCCCACCAAACTCATTTTGCTCGTACTGTCCGTCTCACTCCTCTCCGTAGTCCTTTTGGCTTTGTCCGTCTTCCTTCACCGCTGTTGCCACCACCGCCATAACCAGAGAACTGAAAAACGTCCCCTTTTTCCTCCCAACACCACTCCCTCCGACACATCCGCTACCACAACTTCCAAGTACCCGCCGCCGCTTCCTCGCTACACCGCTTCCTCGAACTCCTCTGAGTTTCTCTACCTCGGCACGCTTGTCAGCTCACGTGACGCCAATGGTAGCTCAACTTCCGAACTAAATGAGATAAAAGCCCCTCCTTTAGCTGCTGCATCTCTTAACTATCAAAGGCTCGGCTCGCCGGAGCTCCAGCCCCTCCCTCCATTGCCGCGCGAGCACGCCAACCGAGTGTATGACAATGCCCGTTTGAGTTCTTCTTCGGAAGGAGAAGGAAATGATAATGGCAGTGAAAAAGAAGACGCGGAAGTGTTCTTTTCTCCTGGAGGGTCCACAGGAAACAATGAAGGAGCATTCCCCCATGTCAACACTTTTAATAATAGTGGAAATGATTTAAAAGGAAGAATCTTTATATCAACGAACGATAATTCTTCAAGAAACTCTTTATCATCTGATGGTAGCCCGTCAGTCGTATTGAATTCTTGTAGCCCGCTAAGTGTAGAGTCGAAATCTCCGGACAGTTTAGTGAGTTTCCCACCTGTTCTATCGCGGTTTATTCCTCCTCCACCGGCACGGCAGCCGAGAGTGTTTTCGGCAATTTCCTCCTCGGATGGACACACTCCCGATTACTCGTCAGATTGTCCCGGTGTAGAGTATGTGCCGTCACCTCCTCAGGCACCGCCGCCTCCGGAAAGGTTGTGGGAATCAGTTCCACAAAGTGGACCGCCGGAGCTGCTTGCCCCGTCTCTGAAAGTTGTTCAGAATGTGGACGAAGGGAAACGCAGTTCGTCGAATTTGGAAGGAGGGAATGAGGAAAATGTTAAGCCAAAGCTGAAGCCTTTGCACTGGGATAAAGTAAGAACTAGTTCCGATAGGACAATGGTTTGGGATCAGATGAAATCCAGTTCCTTTCA GTTGAATGAGGAAATGATCGAGACACTGTTCCCCGCGAACTCTTCCAATATGAATGCAAAGAACACCGTCGGGTGCCAGATTTTCCCTGACACGAGTCAAAAAAATATGGTGCTTGATCCGAAGAAGTCCCAAAATATTGCTATATTGTTGCGGGCGCTTAATGTTACTGTAGATGAAGTTTGTGAAGCACTCGTGGAAG GTAATGCTGATACACTTGGTACCGAGCTTCTCGAAAGTTTATTAAAGATGGCTCCTACTAAGGAGGAGGAACGGAAATTGAAGGATCTAATGGAAGAATCACCATTCAAGCTTGGCACCGCAGAGACATTTCTCAAGGCATTGCTTGACATACCATTTGCATTCAAGAGAGTGGATGCCATGCTTTACATGGCCAGTTTTGAGTCGGAAGTTGAGTACCTGAACAGGTCATTCGAGACGTTAGAG TCGGCTTGCAAGGAATTGAAGAGCAGCAGGATGTTCCGCAAACTTTTGGAAGCAGTGCTGAAGACAGGTAATCGCATGAATGTTGGCACCAATCGAGGGGATGCCCATGCATTCGATCTCCATGCTCTTCTGAAGCTTGTAGATGTTAAGGGGGCGGATGGGAAAACGACCCTTTTACATTTTGTAGTCCAAGAAATCATTAGGACAGAGGGTGCCCGTCTTTCAGGTGTCGATCACAATACAGAATCTGAAAAAAGTCAGCAGCCCACACTCCGTGATGAAGTTGAATTTCGAAAGATTGGCCTTCAAGTAGTTTCTGGGCTGAGTGGGGAACTGACAAATGTGAAAAAAGCAGCTTCTATGGATGCCAACGTTCTTGGTAACGATGTTACCAAGCTAGTTACTGGAATTTCCAATGTCACCGAAGTCTTGAAACTCCATGAAGAGGTCGCCTCAAAGGATGACACTGGAAAGTTTGCTTGCCATACGAATGAGTTTTTGAACAAGGCAGAGTCAGAAATAGCACGCATTCAAGCACAAGAAGGCATAGCTCTCTCGATGGTGAAGGGGTTAACTGAGTTTTTCCATGGTGACTCAGCTAAGGAAGACACTCGGTCTTTTTGGTTATTTGTCATTGTAAGGGACTTTCTATCCATCCTCGATAATGTGTGTAAGGATGTTGGCAAGATAAACGAGCGTGCGATGGTAAACTCAAACTCGGGGTCGCAAATCCAGATACCAACTAATCCATGCCTTCCTCGAGTGTTTCCGAGATTAAATGGAAGTCCACAGTATAGTTCTTCGGATGGGGAAAGCTCGTCATCGACTTAG